A window of the Syntrophothermus lipocalidus DSM 12680 genome harbors these coding sequences:
- the radA gene encoding DNA repair protein RadA — translation MGKNKVKYVCNECGHVAAKWLGRCPGCGAWNTLSEEIITSVTQRSKPNQRATPLSSITGEESSRFSSGLQELDRVLGGGIVPGSLVLIGGDPGIGKSTLLLQAAGHIAARGGRVLYLSGEESGYQIRMRALRLGIDSESIYLLNEQNLDLLPEYLEETKPTVVIVDSIQTVFTGEVPSIPGSVGQLRECAARILNLAKTSGVAFFLVGHVTKEGLLAGPKILEHLVDTVVYFEGGKEQVFRILRAVKNRFGSTDEVGLLEMSGGGIIEVPDASRVFLDGRDNSVSGSTVVAAFEGTRPLLVEVQALVAPSGHSYPRRMVSGFDQNRLALIVAVLEKRCGLALSSCDVYVKVTGGVFLRDPSADLGMAAAIASSFAEVPVPKDMVFIGEVGLSGQIRTVPALESRLREAAKLGFTTAVVPSNGLRGNSGLDSIKVVCIHSVKEVLEVMGEWGYGR, via the coding sequence ATGGGAAAGAATAAAGTAAAATACGTTTGTAATGAATGTGGACACGTTGCGGCCAAATGGCTAGGAAGATGTCCCGGATGTGGGGCCTGGAACACCCTGTCCGAAGAGATTATAACCAGCGTAACCCAGCGTTCCAAACCTAACCAACGGGCAACGCCTCTTTCGTCTATCACCGGAGAAGAATCTAGTCGGTTTAGTTCTGGTTTGCAAGAGTTGGATCGGGTTTTGGGTGGAGGCATAGTTCCTGGTTCGTTGGTTCTGATCGGCGGAGACCCTGGAATAGGGAAATCTACCCTTCTCTTGCAAGCAGCGGGACATATTGCCGCGCGAGGTGGGCGGGTTCTGTATCTTTCCGGGGAAGAATCCGGCTATCAAATTCGGATGCGGGCTTTGCGTTTAGGTATCGACAGCGAGTCCATTTACCTTTTGAATGAGCAGAACCTGGATTTGCTGCCCGAGTACTTGGAGGAAACGAAGCCGACCGTAGTAATTGTAGATTCTATTCAGACTGTATTTACGGGGGAAGTGCCTTCTATTCCGGGATCGGTCGGTCAGTTGCGAGAGTGTGCGGCCCGCATACTGAACCTGGCCAAAACTTCGGGGGTAGCTTTTTTCCTGGTAGGTCATGTTACCAAAGAAGGTTTGTTGGCTGGTCCAAAGATACTAGAACATCTGGTCGACACGGTGGTTTATTTCGAAGGCGGCAAAGAACAAGTATTTAGAATCTTGCGAGCAGTGAAGAACCGGTTTGGCTCCACCGATGAGGTAGGGCTGTTGGAGATGTCGGGAGGCGGAATAATAGAGGTTCCTGATGCGTCTAGGGTTTTTCTTGATGGGCGTGATAACAGCGTAAGTGGTTCCACGGTGGTTGCGGCTTTTGAAGGTACAAGGCCGTTGTTAGTGGAAGTACAGGCCCTGGTAGCTCCCTCCGGTCATAGTTATCCTCGCCGGATGGTGTCTGGGTTTGATCAGAACCGGCTGGCTCTAATTGTGGCTGTGTTGGAAAAGAGGTGTGGCTTGGCTTTATCTTCCTGTGACGTATACGTTAAAGTGACGGGAGGGGTTTTCCTCCGTGACCCGTCTGCTGACCTGGGAATGGCAGCCGCCATAGCTTCAAGTTTTGCCGAGGTTCCCGTTCCTAAAGATATGGTGTTCATTGGGGAGGTTGGACTTTCTGGTCAGATTCGAACTGTTCCGGCATTGGAGTCTCGACTAAGAGAGGCGGCGAAGCTCGGCTTTACTACTGCTGTGGTTCCGTCCAACGGCCTGAGAGGAAACAGCGGTTTGGATAGCATCAAAGTAGTTTGCATACATAGTGTCAAAGAGGTGCTGGAGGTTATGGGTGAGTGGGGGTATGGGCGGTGA
- a CDS encoding ATP-dependent Clp protease ATP-binding subunit — MLRRFTQRAQRAIIHAQEEARNLGHPAVGTEHILLGLIREGEGVGAKAILALGVDLETVRNELKKVLGDVGERKESATSTDLPITPRAKKVLNLAFEEARLQGVNYVGTEHLLLALLREEQSVAAQVLNSLGIRPDAVREQVMLLLGAEGFQANYQEPGTGEMKNQSQGPGVAGRRGRGRGKTPVLDTFSRDLTQLAREHKLDPVIGREKEIDRVTQVLSRRTKNNPVLIGDPGVGKTAIVEGLAQRIVENKVPEVLSDKRVVVLDLSTMVAGTKYRGEFEDRLTKVVNEIRNAGDIIVFIDELHTIVGAGAAEGAIDAANILKPALARGEFQCIGATTIDEYRKHVEKDAALERRFQPIMVDEPTVEETIEILRGLRDRYEAHHGVKITDEAIEAAARLSARYITDRFLPDKAIDLIDEAASKVRLRNYVLPDELKEMEARLEEIEKEKEEAIMAQEYEKAAGLRDEEQRVKEEIEKQRKEWMSRRDRDSGVVTPDEIAHVVSSWTGIPVVQMAEEESERLVKLEEILHQRVIGQDEAVKAVAQAVRRARAGLKDPKRPIGSFIFLGPTGVGKTELARALAEALFGSEEALIRLDMSEYMEKHAVARMIGSPPGYVGYDEGGQLTEKVRRKPYSVILLDEIEKAHPDVYNILLQVLEDGRLTDGKGRTVDFRNTVVIMTSNVGADTIRKARNLGFGRQDADEQDHEKMKEKIMEKLKATFRPEFLNRIDEVIVFHSLNDTELGQIFELLIRDLRKRLEDQGFRLQVTDDAKKFIIKQGHDPVFGARPLKRAIQKNVENLLSEEILKRTVEPGDTILIDVENDEIKVRKA; from the coding sequence ATGTTGAGAAGATTTACGCAAAGAGCACAGCGAGCTATAATACACGCTCAAGAAGAAGCCAGGAATCTTGGGCATCCGGCTGTTGGGACTGAACACATTTTGTTGGGGTTGATTCGAGAGGGCGAAGGTGTTGGGGCCAAAGCTATTCTGGCTCTCGGCGTTGACCTAGAGACAGTGAGGAACGAGTTGAAAAAGGTGTTGGGAGACGTGGGCGAGAGGAAAGAGTCCGCAACCAGCACAGACCTTCCGATCACGCCCAGGGCCAAAAAAGTGCTTAACCTAGCCTTTGAAGAGGCGAGGTTACAAGGGGTCAACTATGTGGGGACCGAACACCTTTTACTAGCCCTGCTGCGCGAGGAGCAGTCCGTAGCAGCCCAGGTGTTGAACTCCTTGGGCATACGGCCTGATGCGGTGCGTGAGCAAGTTATGCTGCTTTTAGGAGCAGAAGGGTTTCAAGCCAATTATCAAGAACCCGGCACGGGCGAAATGAAGAACCAATCTCAAGGGCCTGGGGTTGCTGGTCGTCGGGGCAGAGGCAGGGGCAAGACTCCGGTTTTGGATACTTTTAGCCGGGATCTGACCCAACTGGCCCGGGAACACAAACTCGATCCGGTCATCGGTCGAGAAAAAGAGATAGACAGGGTGACTCAGGTTTTGTCCAGACGCACCAAGAATAACCCGGTCTTGATAGGAGACCCTGGGGTAGGGAAAACAGCGATCGTCGAAGGGCTGGCCCAAAGAATAGTTGAAAACAAAGTGCCGGAGGTTCTTTCCGACAAGCGGGTGGTGGTGTTGGACCTATCTACCATGGTTGCTGGCACCAAATACCGGGGAGAATTCGAAGACAGGTTGACCAAAGTCGTTAATGAAATAAGGAATGCAGGGGATATCATCGTATTCATAGACGAGTTGCACACCATAGTCGGGGCTGGAGCGGCCGAAGGAGCCATTGATGCAGCTAACATTTTAAAGCCGGCTTTGGCTAGAGGAGAATTTCAATGCATTGGGGCCACCACCATAGACGAATACAGAAAACACGTAGAAAAGGACGCTGCTTTAGAGAGACGTTTCCAGCCGATCATGGTGGATGAGCCTACTGTCGAAGAGACAATCGAGATATTGAGAGGATTACGGGATCGCTACGAAGCTCACCACGGAGTCAAGATAACCGACGAAGCTATTGAGGCCGCGGCTAGGTTATCAGCCCGTTATATAACGGATCGTTTCTTGCCGGACAAAGCCATCGACCTCATCGACGAGGCTGCTTCCAAAGTTAGGCTTAGAAACTACGTTTTGCCGGACGAGCTGAAAGAAATGGAGGCCCGTCTTGAAGAGATAGAGAAGGAAAAAGAAGAAGCGATCATGGCTCAGGAGTATGAGAAAGCTGCAGGATTAAGAGACGAAGAGCAGAGAGTCAAAGAAGAAATCGAAAAACAAAGGAAAGAATGGATGAGCCGCCGTGATCGGGATAGCGGTGTCGTGACCCCTGATGAGATTGCACACGTAGTCTCCAGTTGGACTGGAATTCCGGTGGTTCAGATGGCAGAGGAAGAAAGCGAACGTTTGGTCAAGCTGGAAGAGATTTTGCACCAGCGGGTGATAGGCCAAGATGAAGCGGTAAAAGCCGTAGCTCAGGCAGTCAGAAGAGCCAGGGCTGGACTTAAGGACCCCAAACGGCCGATAGGTTCTTTTATCTTCTTGGGGCCGACTGGAGTAGGTAAGACCGAACTGGCCCGGGCTTTGGCGGAAGCGCTTTTTGGGAGTGAAGAAGCCCTCATCCGGCTTGATATGTCCGAGTACATGGAGAAGCACGCTGTAGCCAGGATGATCGGTTCGCCGCCGGGTTACGTGGGATACGACGAGGGCGGGCAGCTCACAGAAAAGGTCAGGAGAAAGCCTTATTCAGTCATTCTCCTAGACGAGATTGAAAAAGCTCACCCCGACGTCTACAATATTCTTTTGCAGGTATTGGAAGATGGTCGTTTGACTGATGGCAAGGGTAGGACTGTGGATTTCCGCAACACTGTGGTTATCATGACTTCCAATGTAGGGGCGGATACTATTCGCAAGGCGCGGAACTTGGGGTTTGGCAGGCAGGACGCTGATGAACAGGATCATGAAAAGATGAAAGAAAAGATTATGGAGAAATTAAAGGCAACTTTCCGGCCTGAATTCCTGAACCGCATAGATGAAGTCATCGTTTTCCACAGCTTGAATGACACCGAACTAGGCCAGATATTCGAGTTGCTGATTCGGGATCTGCGCAAACGCTTAGAAGACCAGGGATTCAGGCTGCAGGTTACGGATGATGCCAAAAAGTTTATCATCAAGCAAGGCCATGATCCGGTCTTTGGTGCTCGGCCGTTGAAGAGGGCTATTCAAAAGAACGTAGAAAACCTGCTTTCGGAAGAGATTCTTAAAAGAACGGTAGAACCAGGGGACACGATTCTCATCGATGTTGAAAACGATGAAATAAAAGTAAGAAAAGCTTAG
- a CDS encoding protein arginine kinase has protein sequence MGITDILNRTYVSWMDAAGPESDIVISTRVRLARNLNQLPFPHLTDEATGKQLMQKIRAALPENEEGIFRGLELVSLSQLSPLDRTILVEKHLISPEHAESNSPYRGVAVNYDGSVAIMVNEEDHLRIQCLLSGLQVNQAYKYAQTVDDKLEESLDYAFDSRRGYLTACPTNVGTGMRTSVMLHLPATAMTNQINSLIQNVTQFGLTVRGMYGEGTEATGRFYQVSNQVTLGQTEEDIINNLWTVVIQIVEQERYLRNGLLKEMKFQLEDRILRSYGLLTNARMITSNEALGLLSDVRMGMDLGIITWVNRQVLNELIVAIKPAHLQKAAGKEMDPVERDLKRAEIIKEKLTGKKQ, from the coding sequence GTGGGCATAACCGACATCCTTAATCGCACCTACGTGAGTTGGATGGATGCTGCTGGCCCCGAGTCGGATATAGTCATAAGCACAAGAGTAAGGCTGGCAAGGAACTTGAATCAATTACCTTTTCCGCATTTGACGGACGAGGCTACGGGAAAACAGTTGATGCAAAAAATCCGTGCAGCTCTACCTGAGAATGAGGAAGGTATTTTTCGGGGGCTGGAACTGGTGTCTTTGAGCCAGCTCTCTCCCCTGGACCGTACTATTTTGGTGGAAAAGCATCTGATTAGCCCTGAACATGCCGAAAGCAATTCGCCTTATCGCGGCGTAGCTGTCAACTATGACGGTTCCGTGGCCATAATGGTAAACGAAGAAGATCACTTGCGTATTCAGTGTCTGTTGTCTGGTCTGCAGGTAAACCAGGCATACAAGTATGCCCAGACGGTTGATGACAAGCTCGAGGAAAGTCTAGACTACGCTTTTGATTCGAGACGTGGATACCTGACTGCTTGCCCGACTAATGTTGGAACCGGCATGAGAACGTCAGTCATGCTTCATTTACCAGCAACCGCCATGACCAATCAGATCAACTCTCTGATTCAAAACGTAACCCAATTCGGGTTGACAGTAAGGGGCATGTACGGGGAGGGGACTGAGGCTACCGGCAGGTTTTACCAGGTATCAAACCAGGTTACGCTCGGGCAGACCGAGGAGGATATAATCAACAACCTTTGGACGGTGGTCATACAGATTGTTGAACAGGAGAGATACTTGAGAAATGGACTGCTTAAAGAAATGAAGTTCCAACTTGAAGACCGCATACTCAGGTCCTATGGTTTACTGACTAATGCCAGGATGATAACTTCGAACGAAGCTCTGGGTTTACTGTCAGACGTGCGCATGGGGATGGATCTGGGTATTATAACATGGGTCAATCGCCAGGTTTTGAACGAGCTGATAGTCGCGATTAAGCCTGCTCACCTGCAAAAGGCGGCAGGGAAAGAAATGGATCCAGTAGAGCGAGACCTGAAAAGAGCTGAAATAATTAAGGAAAAGCTGACTGGGAAAAAACAATAA
- a CDS encoding UvrB/UvrC motif-containing protein, whose product MCGLYCEECKMKPATVHITQIHDGQKTEMHLCEECAAQKGTHVLKFDNYFSLPKLLGSIFGQEVPVMGEIAPTPRTRVQNCPKCGMSFQQIGQIGRLGCSECYTTFEQEIEPVLRRIHGNTKHAGKVPRRAGGKFELKQMIEDLKKQLQAAIKREQYEKAAELRDKIKELEKKTGEERG is encoded by the coding sequence GTGTGCGGTTTGTATTGTGAAGAATGCAAGATGAAACCCGCTACGGTTCACATAACTCAGATTCACGACGGGCAGAAAACCGAGATGCATCTATGCGAGGAGTGTGCTGCTCAGAAAGGTACCCATGTATTGAAGTTTGATAATTATTTCTCTTTGCCCAAGCTGCTGGGCAGCATATTCGGACAGGAAGTTCCTGTGATGGGAGAAATAGCTCCTACTCCCAGGACACGGGTCCAAAATTGTCCCAAGTGCGGCATGAGTTTTCAGCAAATCGGACAAATAGGTCGCTTGGGGTGCAGCGAATGCTACACGACTTTTGAACAAGAAATTGAACCGGTCTTGCGCCGGATTCACGGTAACACTAAGCACGCAGGGAAAGTTCCCCGGCGAGCTGGAGGGAAGTTCGAATTGAAGCAAATGATAGAGGACTTGAAGAAACAACTTCAGGCAGCCATAAAACGGGAACAATACGAAAAGGCCGCCGAATTGCGAGACAAGATAAAGGAATTGGAGAAAAAGACCGGAGAGGAGAGGGGGTAG
- a CDS encoding CtsR family transcriptional regulator, whose translation MKSLADKIEEYIKVLIERSESKTLELQRTELAETFNCVPSQITYVLATRFTPEEGFVIESRRGGKGYVRIRRIKGSGLVKKIRYSQAEACDWVDALIQQGLLNGREARLIGALIDNQVLGQLGEQADVIRARMLEAIIQWLRSEN comes from the coding sequence ATGAAGAGCCTGGCAGACAAGATAGAGGAGTATATAAAAGTACTTATTGAAAGAAGTGAAAGCAAGACTCTGGAGTTGCAGAGGACTGAGTTGGCAGAGACTTTTAACTGCGTGCCTTCACAGATTACTTACGTACTGGCTACCCGGTTTACCCCTGAGGAAGGATTTGTAATAGAAAGCAGAAGGGGAGGGAAAGGGTATGTGAGGATTAGGCGAATCAAAGGTTCTGGTTTGGTGAAAAAAATTAGGTATTCACAGGCCGAGGCCTGTGACTGGGTTGACGCTTTGATCCAGCAAGGGTTGTTAAACGGGAGAGAGGCGCGTCTGATTGGGGCTTTAATAGATAACCAGGTTTTGGGGCAACTAGGAGAACAGGCTGACGTGATTCGGGCCAGGATGTTAGAAGCCATAATACAATGGCTGCGAAGCGAAAACTAG
- a CDS encoding cell division FtsA domain-containing protein, translating into MSESQRVFALDVGTRTVTGLVLEKNASDIRILGARTIEHETRAMYDGQIHDVEAVAAVINRIKKELEDELKMQLNQAAVAAAGRALRTATGEVERQRDYFQEFTREEVHALELEAVQEAQIKIASAEGEEGGEGYFCVGYSVINYYLEGQVIGSLVGQVGSEVRVKVIATFLPRVVVDSLLSALRKAGLEMYSLTLEPIAAMSVAIPPRMRLLNLALVDVGAGTSDIAVVKKGTITAYGMVPIGGDEVTERIAEEYLLDFNTAENVKCRLGENEKIKFEDVLGNSIEVQTSEAIEVIRIVVRELAVRVAREILVLNQKAPDAVICVGGGSLTPRFLQELADCLELPANRVGIRTREAVKEIQGEFPSLQGPQGVTPLGIGFKALEGKPLPFMRVVVNQREVPVWGLKETTVATALLSAGISLQQLYGKPGLGLTVDVNGVVKVIKGGLGTSPVIKVDGKQATLDTVVHDGAVIDYVKGQDGSDAQCTVRDIVKDAGGEVYVNGQKVNILPTISMNGQAAALDDPVPDRAKIQYSLQNSVREILQKSGVGEEYLEEKIVTLRLNDKPVSVRWLACEVQVNGRPAGMDEYVLFGSKVEYKLKALAPRVRDVLPERPVKSMKLTVNGKSVELPYSRWSVRMNGRVVSLDDYLIDGADIEVTESDGGAILSDVLGHIDLGRVGKGQLVMRVNGEKAGFTTPIFDGSEIEIFWDGEILKAH; encoded by the coding sequence GTGTCCGAAAGCCAGCGAGTGTTTGCTCTGGACGTAGGTACCCGCACGGTGACAGGACTTGTGTTAGAAAAGAACGCATCAGATATCCGAATCTTAGGGGCTCGGACAATAGAACATGAAACCCGGGCTATGTATGATGGGCAGATACACGATGTCGAAGCCGTGGCAGCGGTTATTAACCGTATTAAGAAAGAACTGGAAGATGAACTAAAAATGCAACTGAATCAAGCGGCCGTAGCAGCGGCGGGGCGAGCCCTGCGCACAGCCACCGGTGAAGTGGAAAGACAGAGAGATTATTTCCAGGAATTCACCAGGGAAGAAGTGCATGCTCTAGAGCTTGAAGCTGTACAAGAAGCGCAAATCAAGATAGCTTCGGCTGAAGGCGAGGAGGGCGGGGAAGGGTACTTTTGTGTTGGCTACAGTGTTATCAACTACTACTTGGAAGGACAGGTCATCGGCAGCCTGGTTGGGCAAGTAGGCAGCGAGGTGAGAGTAAAGGTAATAGCCACTTTTCTTCCCCGGGTGGTGGTTGACAGCCTATTATCCGCGTTACGCAAAGCCGGGCTTGAGATGTACAGTCTGACCCTAGAGCCGATTGCGGCTATGAGCGTGGCTATCCCACCAAGAATGAGGTTGCTGAACCTGGCTTTGGTGGACGTAGGGGCGGGTACGTCCGACATAGCTGTTGTAAAGAAGGGGACTATCACCGCTTACGGGATGGTTCCCATTGGCGGGGACGAGGTTACAGAGAGGATAGCAGAAGAGTATTTGCTCGATTTCAACACCGCCGAAAACGTAAAGTGCCGGCTGGGAGAAAATGAAAAAATCAAGTTTGAAGATGTATTAGGGAATTCGATTGAAGTGCAAACGTCAGAAGCGATAGAGGTAATTCGCATAGTGGTGCGGGAGTTGGCAGTAAGGGTGGCGCGGGAAATACTGGTTTTGAATCAGAAGGCGCCAGATGCGGTCATCTGTGTAGGGGGTGGGAGTCTAACTCCCCGGTTTTTGCAGGAACTAGCTGATTGCCTGGAACTGCCCGCTAACCGGGTGGGGATCAGAACGCGGGAAGCCGTCAAAGAGATCCAGGGAGAATTCCCTTCTTTACAAGGTCCACAAGGGGTTACTCCCTTGGGAATAGGGTTCAAAGCCTTGGAAGGAAAGCCGTTACCGTTTATGCGGGTGGTCGTTAACCAGAGAGAGGTTCCGGTATGGGGTCTTAAAGAAACAACGGTAGCCACCGCTTTGTTAAGTGCAGGTATAAGTCTTCAGCAACTATACGGAAAACCTGGATTAGGGCTTACGGTCGACGTAAACGGTGTCGTTAAGGTGATAAAAGGAGGGCTGGGGACAAGCCCGGTAATAAAAGTAGACGGTAAGCAGGCTACCCTCGATACAGTTGTGCATGATGGAGCAGTGATTGACTACGTCAAAGGCCAAGACGGAAGCGACGCTCAGTGTACGGTAAGGGACATTGTTAAAGATGCCGGCGGTGAAGTCTACGTAAATGGCCAAAAGGTCAATATACTGCCGACAATTTCGATGAACGGTCAGGCAGCAGCCTTGGACGATCCGGTGCCGGATAGGGCGAAGATACAGTACAGCCTTCAAAACTCGGTCCGAGAAATATTGCAGAAGTCCGGTGTTGGGGAAGAGTACCTGGAAGAAAAAATCGTTACCCTTCGTTTAAACGATAAGCCTGTGAGCGTACGATGGCTGGCTTGTGAAGTTCAGGTCAACGGGCGACCGGCTGGCATGGATGAGTATGTGCTTTTTGGCAGCAAAGTCGAGTACAAGCTGAAAGCGCTCGCTCCGAGGGTGCGAGATGTTTTGCCCGAACGACCGGTGAAATCGATGAAGCTTACCGTCAACGGAAAGAGCGTGGAGTTACCCTACAGCCGATGGTCGGTTCGCATGAATGGACGAGTTGTTTCCCTGGACGATTACCTTATAGACGGCGCAGATATTGAGGTTACGGAGAGCGACGGAGGTGCCATACTGAGTGATGTACTAGGACATATTGATCTGGGCCGCGTGGGCAAAGGGCAACTGGTGATGCGGGTCAACGGAGAAAAGGCCGGTTTTACTACTCCCATTTTCGACGGCAGCGAGATCGAGATATTCTGGGATGGAGAGATACTGAAAGCACACTAA
- a CDS encoding WecB/TagA/CpsF family glycosyltransferase — protein MRAKEIGFDQAYILGCRLDLVDMEQSLSVIKRFVEERTPHQVVTANAEMVYAASRQKPLRDIINRAHLVTLDGAGVVWAARFLGHRARERVTGIDLTLALAELASKLRWRLYLLGAKPGVAEEAAARMVARFPGLEIVGTHHGYFQQQETAEVVREIKEAKPDLLLVALGAPYQEFWINRHLAELGVPVALGIGGSLDVLSGQVKRAPKLFIRLNLEWLYRLVTEPRRWRRQLALPRFVFAVWRQKLGLFRLEP, from the coding sequence ATGCGAGCAAAGGAAATTGGGTTCGATCAAGCTTATATCCTAGGCTGCCGCCTGGATCTGGTAGATATGGAGCAGAGCTTGTCTGTTATAAAACGATTCGTGGAGGAGAGGACCCCTCACCAGGTCGTCACCGCCAACGCGGAGATGGTGTATGCTGCCTCCCGGCAAAAACCGCTACGAGACATCATCAACCGGGCTCATCTGGTGACCTTGGACGGTGCCGGGGTAGTCTGGGCTGCTCGGTTTTTAGGACACAGAGCCAGGGAGAGGGTTACGGGTATAGACCTGACCCTAGCTTTGGCTGAGCTGGCCTCAAAACTACGTTGGAGATTGTACTTACTGGGTGCCAAGCCGGGAGTTGCTGAGGAAGCTGCAGCTCGGATGGTGGCCAGGTTTCCCGGACTCGAGATTGTCGGGACCCACCACGGTTATTTCCAACAGCAGGAAACCGCAGAGGTTGTGAGGGAGATTAAAGAAGCGAAGCCTGACCTGTTACTGGTGGCTTTAGGTGCTCCCTATCAGGAATTTTGGATTAACCGTCATTTGGCTGAACTTGGTGTGCCGGTGGCATTGGGTATAGGGGGAAGTTTAGATGTGCTTTCAGGACAGGTCAAAAGGGCTCCCAAGCTGTTTATACGCTTGAACTTGGAGTGGCTTTACCGTCTTGTCACAGAACCTCGGCGGTGGCGTAGGCAGTTGGCCTTACCTCGGTTTGTTTTTGCGGTATGGCGGCAAAAACTGGGATTGTTTCGTCTGGAACCGTGA
- the flgF gene encoding flagellar basal-body rod protein FlgF: MIRGLYTACSGMLLQLAKQDVIANNLANASTPGFKKDLAVCTAFPDMMINRLGEVKVVAGKEEPIPPVAIGRLGTGAAIQTISTDFSAGAVQKTDNPLDLAIAGDGFFVIQTPQGEKYTRNGSFRIGDDGILTTAQGYPVLGRSGPINIGDQTFTIDEKGNLLVGDEVLDTLRVVRFENNSELVKTGDDLFTNPSGTPVDVEDGQVIQGYLELSNVVAVKEMVELISVLRAYEANQKVVQAHDQTLDAAINRVGAV, from the coding sequence TTGATTAGGGGGTTATATACAGCCTGCTCGGGAATGTTGTTGCAGCTGGCTAAGCAGGATGTCATAGCCAACAACCTCGCCAATGCCAGCACACCGGGGTTCAAAAAAGACTTGGCAGTTTGCACCGCTTTTCCTGATATGATGATTAACCGCTTGGGTGAAGTTAAAGTGGTAGCAGGCAAGGAAGAACCCATACCCCCAGTAGCCATTGGCAGGCTGGGAACAGGTGCGGCGATACAGACTATTTCCACCGACTTCTCGGCAGGCGCGGTGCAAAAAACGGACAACCCTTTGGACCTGGCTATAGCGGGAGACGGTTTTTTTGTGATTCAGACTCCTCAAGGGGAGAAGTATACTAGAAATGGTAGTTTCAGGATCGGCGATGACGGAATCCTGACCACCGCTCAAGGGTATCCAGTACTCGGTAGGTCAGGCCCAATCAACATCGGGGATCAAACCTTCACCATAGATGAGAAGGGGAACCTGCTGGTTGGGGATGAGGTCTTGGATACTCTTAGGGTTGTCAGGTTTGAAAATAATTCTGAGTTGGTTAAGACAGGCGACGACTTGTTCACGAATCCGTCAGGTACGCCTGTAGATGTAGAAGACGGACAGGTTATTCAGGGCTATTTGGAGTTGTCCAATGTAGTCGCAGTCAAAGAAATGGTAGAATTGATTAGCGTATTGCGAGCCTACGAGGCCAACCAAAAAGTTGTCCAAGCCCACGATCAAACCTTGGATGCGGCCATCAACCGGGTAGGGGCTGTGTGA
- a CDS encoding rod shape-determining protein, with amino-acid sequence MFFSEDIGIDLGTASVLVFVKGKGIVLHEPSVVAIEKQSNKIIAVGEEARRMLGRTPGTIVAIRPLKDGVIADYDVTEKMLAHFIRKVVGRRLIFKPRVVVCIPTGATDVEERAVREATLSAGARQAYLIEEPVAAALGAGINISEAAGNMVVDIGGGTTDIAVLSLGGIVCHTSLRVGGDKFDEAIVRYLRREYNLLIGDRTAEELKIRIGTAYPDPTKPDEGLEVKGRDLITGLPKTVRVSAVESWYAIQEPVQAVVDAVKGVLEITPPELAADILNRGIVMTGGGALLRGLDTLLSQETRLPVHVAENAICCVALGTGKVLTSLDILVKAKKGGPRRVL; translated from the coding sequence GTGTTCTTTTCGGAAGATATCGGCATCGACTTGGGAACTGCTAGTGTACTGGTGTTTGTGAAAGGAAAAGGAATAGTGCTTCACGAACCCTCAGTAGTAGCTATCGAGAAGCAGAGTAACAAGATAATAGCGGTTGGAGAAGAAGCACGTCGCATGCTGGGCCGAACTCCAGGGACCATCGTAGCTATCCGCCCACTAAAAGACGGGGTTATCGCGGATTACGACGTTACGGAAAAAATGCTGGCTCACTTTATTCGCAAAGTGGTGGGCAGGCGTCTGATTTTCAAACCGCGAGTAGTTGTCTGTATACCGACTGGCGCCACCGATGTTGAGGAGCGGGCGGTTCGGGAAGCAACCTTGTCAGCAGGCGCAAGACAAGCATATCTTATAGAGGAACCAGTCGCTGCGGCCCTGGGAGCAGGCATAAACATTTCTGAGGCCGCCGGGAACATGGTGGTCGACATCGGCGGGGGTACTACAGACATAGCTGTTCTTTCCCTAGGGGGTATCGTGTGTCACACTTCACTGCGGGTAGGTGGAGACAAGTTTGACGAGGCCATCGTCAGGTACCTTCGCCGTGAGTACAACCTTTTAATCGGGGACCGTACTGCTGAAGAACTCAAGATAAGAATCGGTACCGCTTATCCGGACCCGACAAAGCCAGATGAAGGCCTGGAAGTCAAAGGACGTGACTTAATCACCGGGCTGCCCAAAACGGTTCGCGTAAGCGCGGTTGAAAGCTGGTACGCTATCCAGGAACCGGTCCAAGCCGTAGTCGATGCGGTGAAAGGTGTGTTGGAGATTACTCCCCCCGAGTTAGCGGCTGACATATTGAACCGAGGCATCGTCATGACAGGAGGCGGTGCACTGCTAAGAGGCCTCGACACCCTTCTTTCACAAGAAACCCGATTGCCGGTGCATGTGGCCGAAAACGCTATTTGTTGTGTGGCACTAGGTACCGGGAAGGTTCTCACCAGCCTCGACATATTGGTAAAAGCCAAAAAAGGCGGTCCCCGGAGGGTACTGTAA